The Candidatus Binatus sp. DNA segment AGGTCGTGATTGATCGTGAACGGCTGCAGCAGAAACGGCTTGCTCGAGAACGCAAACAGAAAGATGTCATCCTTGTCGTTCAGATTGCGGATGAACTGCGCGATTGCCGCGCGCGCCTGCACGATCTTGGGCGTCATGCTGCCCGATGTATCGACCAGAATCCCAATCGAGACCGGAGTGTTCAGATCCTGGCGAAAAAACTGGATCGGGCGCTGCTGGCCGTCCATGTAGAGCTTGAAGTCGTCCTTCTGGAGCCCGGTTACGTAGGTGCCGTTGGGATCGGTGACGGTGACCGTGACCTGCGCATAGCCCGGCTGTTCGCGCAATTGCCGCGACGGGATGACGAGTTCCTGCCCGCCTTGCGGAACCTGCGGCGGGATGTTGAGCGCGCCGCCCTGTTGCTGCTGCTGGCGCGGTACCGCCGGCAGTTCGAGCGTGGAACTTTGCTGATTCTGATTGGCGGGGATTTGCTGGCGCGGCGGCGGCACGCTGCCCTGCTGCTGCGCATTCGCCGGCATCGACGCCGCGATAAATATCGTGAGCATCGCCGCAAAAATCGCGACTACCCTCGAGCTGTGCCGCGCGTGATTGCTTGATTTTGTCATCGGATGCGAACCCGCCGAAAGCGCTCCTTCTCAATGATCCTATTTGCCCCCGCTTTGGGCAAGCTGGTCATTTTCCGGCGCTCTCGGGACAGTCCGAGTCTTCACATATGATTGGACGAATTCGCGACCCTGATGTTTCAGAATTTCAGCCCGCAACGTTGAAACAATTCGACGCGCGGCCTAGCATTACCGCAATCCTGCACCCAACCGATGAGCCAACCGCCAAAAATCGAT contains these protein-coding regions:
- a CDS encoding VWA domain-containing protein, coding for MTKSSNHARHSSRVVAIFAAMLTIFIAASMPANAQQQGSVPPPRQQIPANQNQQSSTLELPAVPRQQQQQGGALNIPPQVPQGGQELVIPSRQLREQPGYAQVTVTVTDPNGTYVTGLQKDDFKLYMDGQQRPIQFFRQDLNTPVSIGILVDTSGSMTPKIVQARAAIAQFIRNLNDKDDIFLFAFSSKPFLLQPFTINHDLVMRRLALLHAYGQTALFDVIMQGLQMVQHGRYDKKALLVVTDGMDNSSSASVEAVVAQARRMGVLVYSIGIGDPNASGLSIAVGPFIVGGTELDRVDAQTLQKLSTESGAKTYIVRQVGDGELLRRACESISLELREQYTVGFVAPDAASGGYRSLRVDVPGNPSADVRVRKGIEIGGRHSESASYDPSGSSAIP